The following DNA comes from Fusarium fujikuroi IMI 58289 draft genome, chromosome FFUJ_chr03.
CGGCAATAACATCCGATTCCAGGTGAATAAATACAAAGCTCGCCTCGACTCTTGGCGCATTTAGTTTAGCCATTATTGCTCGCGTGCCGTTGACGATTATCACAATGAAAGTGACATTGTTATCTGCTTTGCTCATCGCATCTGCGTCTGCTGATGTAGGTACTTGCACAAAGGTATCATCAGCCATGCGCCGTGGTGCTACGTCGCTGACAATCATAGGACGCCTGTCTGAAAGCAGTTGGATTGTCCAATTGCCGAGCTCGAAGATGGCCGCCCGCCCACGAGAGCGACTGTTCCTCATTCCTACGATACACTTCGATCCCTTCTGCGACGACTGTGACTGCGACTGCGGAGCAATCGACCGTGACACTGAAGGATACCGAGACTCTGGGCCCGGAGACGGATGAGGCGACTGCGACACAGTCCGATCAAACGTAGGTCCTTTGAGCATCTGCAGCATACATTCATGGATTGACAATAACGAACATCATCTAGTGCCACTACCAGCGTTACTTCCGACCCTGTGACCGTTTACGTTGCTGTCACCCCCACCAAGACTGTCACTGTGACTATTGTAAGCACCAAGAAGCTGCCATCAGTTCATATTGCTGAATTCATTATAGACACCAGACCCCTACCTGGAGACCGACGTAAACGTACGGATACCGCAATGTCTATTTGAGGAATGTAAGGGCTAACAGGGACATAGACCAGGACAGTGGTTCAGACTGACGTGAACACGTATGTAATAGCCTCCCATCGTGAAGGCTCATCCTGACTCTTTTTTAGTGTTACGGAGACAACTTACTATGGCCTTCCCTCCAAGCGTGCAATTGCCGCTCGATCcaccaagaacatcatcaagccaacGGACATTCCCTCATATGCTGGATCATGCACAGATGCTGAGCAGTACAGCAGCGCTTGTGCCTGTATGGGCGTTATAGAGACTACCATCGAAGCAACTGGTTCTATCGTCACTGAGACTGTTGTGCCCCATCCTGAGACGGTTGTCGATGTCCACACTGAAACCCAACCTGCGGTGACCATCACCACGACCCTCCCAGCCAAGACTCGAACTGTGACTGTCACTCTCCCTGGACCTCAAATCACCGAGACGACCACCGCAGATGCCACCACAGTTTCGACCTCATTTACCGCTGAACAGGATACTATAATCACAACGCAGCAAGCCACGGAGGTCGACAAGACTACATCAGTCACGACCAAGACCCGCTCCGTCGGACCGATCTGCACCGCCTACACGCCTCAGAGCTCATGCCAATGCAAGTTCGAGGTTCTTTGCGACACAGCAGTTGACGTTACTGAGTCAGTTTTCTTCAGACGAATAGACTTCAACACTTATGTTGGAAGCTTTGAAGAGTGTATGCAGCGCTGTGACAACAACCCGAGCTGTCAGTTTGGTGACTTTGCAGGACTTCCAAATGGTGGTCTTTGCTCAAGCTATAGTGGAAATCCGGGAGACTCTGGCACTGAATCTCAAAGCGGAACTAAGTattttgagaaggatggaaatGTTGATTGCTCGTCTTGTTCGTCATAGAGCAGGCAATAGTTATGCATGGTATTCAAGCTTGCTGTATGCACGTTCATACTTTAATGTgttttattagcttttatgagttaaatatacttaatacgcgctttcgtttcttttttgATTAGAAGCATCAACATTGATATTGCATTTAGATTCGacagcttgatgagattgtggCATTTATTATATACAATCCCTCGTTACTAACATATATCATTGAGGGTAAATAAAATCCTTTGAACATTGTCGGCGGTTAGACAATGGAGTGCAATGTCCCACACAGAATGTGAGTATCTCTTGGAGCGTGTTTCGACGCCAACCCTCACGAGCCGGTTATTGTCGGCATTGGAAGAATGCCAAACCATGATGATTACCGAAACCGATGCAAAAGCATCGGCAGTATCGGGAGCATCGGCTTGTGTTGCAAAGGGCGTACAacaatatatttattttctagTATGCCGTTATGAGAATTCTTTGTTATTACTTGAAATGCCACACACAAAACTATCAGTAAATAAATTAATCCAGCAGAATAGACTATTTCTATCTACTCAGAATTCCGTCAAGGCGCCTTTCAGTCAAGATGAGAATTGGCTTCCTAGGCCTGGGAACGATGGGTACGCCCATGGCCCTCAATCTACGACGACAGTTCCCGGTCACAGTGTGGAATCGCAATACCGCCAAATGCACGCCCCTCGTTGAGGCCGGCGCCAAAGCCGCAAAGACTCCTTCCGCTGTGGTTGAGAAGTCCGATGTCATTTTCACAATGCTTTTCGACGACAAAGCGATCCAATCGATGATTGAAAACGAGCCCAATGACAAGTTTATGAAAGCCATACGTGGTAAAACATTGATCAACACTAGCTCAGTGTCTGTCGACTTCAGCCATAAGCTTGCGCAGCAGGTACAGAATGCGGGGGGCCAGTTTGTTGAGATGCCTGTCAGTGGCAGCAAGGTCCCAGCTGAGGAGGGAAAGCTTGTAGGCATGATGGCTGGCGACCCACAGGTTGCTGAACAGATCAGAGCCGTCGTCGAACCTATCACTACTGCGGCCATCTACTGCGGTCCTATCGGATCAGGCTTGAAGGCTAAATATTCCATCAACCTGTTCCTGATCTCTGTGACCACTGGTCTTGCAGAATCAGTGAATCTTGCCAGAGCTCAAGGGTTGGACTTGGAGGCCTTTGGACAGGTACTAAACAGTAGTCCGTTGGCATCTGCATactccaagatgaagatggcgaagATACTCGACGGAGATTGGACACCCCAGGCGGCCATCAAAGACTGCTATAACAGCACTGAGCTGATCAAGTCTGCTGCGCAAAGCGTACAAGTTCAAACTCCATCTATCCAAGTTTGCAATTCTCTCTATAGAGAAGCTCACGAAAATGGTTTGGGGGAGGAGGATATGATGGCTATTTATAAAGTGTTTGCCGAGACTCCGGGAAAGTTTTGTACATAATTAGAGAAGTGAATAAAAAAAATCTGTAATTCTACAGGTTACATTGAGTTTTACCCTTCGTATGCCCTTATCCATCATGCGTTCGATGGCTAGAGCAAGATATCAgtaaatacctacctagcccGGGTcaagttaatataaaattcttCAATATTCCTTAAGATTACATGTTTACTAAATCCTTCCGCTGATACAAAGCTGTTTATGTGGCTCACGTACCGAGTTCTACGGACAGAAGGTTAAACCTCGGGAAAGTGGAATTTTCAGCTACCTTAGGTACTAGTTAGAATTATGATCTCATTACGGCTTATGAAGTTCATACTCCTTCCAACATACAAGAAGCAGATTGCACATGAAGTACTTGTACTTATCTGAGCAAGTCTTCTTGTAGGGCTATATACATAAAGCGTGATTTTAACTCCTCGCCTATGCCAGGCAAAGATAGATCCTGCAGTGGAACCCCGAGACGGTGATCGAATTGAACAAGCTTGGGAGACGATATTTTGGACCTTGAGGGCTCAGAAATCCCCAAGCACTGCTAATCTTCTCTGTATTACTAGGTGATATCTGATTCTGAGATATGGATGAGCCAAGTAAACGTGTTGGTGGTCAGTACTCGAGAAAGCGCGCGTTGCACGCGTGTGCAGTCTGCAGAGCAAGGTTTGCCAAACCCACTTTTGAAAGACATGTAGCCGTATTAACAATATCCAAGGAAGTCTCGGTGTGATAGCCAACGGCCAAGCTGTGGTTTCTGTGTCAGGACCAACACACAATGCACTTATCCAGACATAGAACCCGCCAGGTGAGATTGCAGCGACCAGCCTCCAGCGATTCCCGACTGACATTAGACGTCAAGCCTAGACAAAGCCTCATTGCTCATTTTGGAAAGGATACAGATCATGGAGAGTAATTTCCTCAAACAGCTTCATGGCGTGACAGGTAACGGAGCTCCGAGAGCATCAAGTGCCAATCCGAGCACGCCAGCTTTACAGCAGacaccaaggtcaaggaatCAGTGGCCGAGCGGGGACATAATAATGTCTTGGAATGTGCTTCGAGAGCCTATCACCAGATGCGGCCAGCATCGATACTGGGAGACATATCGAAATGAGCTGCTGCTCAACCCTGATGGAGGCTCAGAAACACCTGGACCTAGTCCTTCTATCAAGGCAGAGTTTGTGAGGTCTGATGCAACAACTGATCCGCTCGATCATGACCAAGTCATGTCGGATGATAGGCAAGTGGATTCTACTCCAGAATCAGCTAATCTCACAGCATCACTTATTAGAAACTACGTTGTCAATATCCACAGCAAGTCACCAATCTTGGACCTTGACTTCTTGAAAGACCTGGAAGACCGACTACTGAAGGACAGAGAGCTTCAAAATTGGCCAGTACAAAAGGCGCTACCAGCAGGACTACAGCCTCCAGACATGACAATCTTGCTGTTAGTACTTGCTCTAGGAGAAGTGTCAGCAAGGGCTTCCCCGGAAAAGCAACCGCTTGGTCAATCCCATTACATGACTCTGGCACTTCCATGGCTTGGAGTCACGGCGTTTAGTAATGGCTCAACTATCAAGGACTTGCAAGCACACTTGCTCTTAGCCAGTTATCAGATGTGGATCCTGAGGCCGTGGAAAGCATGGTGCTATGTTGAGACAGCCgcagccaaggctgagacaaTGTTGCTGAGGTGCGTCTACTATCACAGATAAGTCGTAAGTCTCTGACTAAATAGGTACCCCGATATTCTTGAGCAGAAGCTTAGTCATAGAGTATTGTGGGCAACTGCAAAGATGCAGCTGGAGCTAACCGAAGAGATCTATCCTCACCTTGGACTTTTGAAACCAGGCAGGCTCGGGCAACTGATCCAAAGCACTCCGATTCCCCCACCGCCGCCTCAGCCATTTGAATGGCCTAGTATCGGCTCGCAGCTTGATACGGATACGTGGTATTACTACCTGGCTGAGACTTCCAGCCGGAGATTGGTCGAGcgtatcaaggctgagctttACAGCGGTAAGCCATTCACAGCATTATGTGTGTCGGATTTTGATGGTTGTATAGAAGAAATCATCGGAAGTAGTATAACAACCAGTTATCCTTTGGCGTGCGAGTTTGAACGTCAGATAAACGAATGGTAAGTCTTGTGAGTCAGGAAGCAACCTCACAGAGCAGACTGAAAATAACGAGACAATAGGATGAGCTCGCTCCCAGCAGACCTACGATTTGCATCACAGCTTTCCTCCGAATTCTCCCCAGGGACGATTGAAACTCTGGAACAATCATTCAAGCACCGAATGCGAAAGGTTCTAGTTGACAGACAAGGAcagctgatgatgcttgTGTTCCGCCCTTTTCTCGCGGCTCTCGCAGATGCTCA
Coding sequences within:
- a CDS encoding related to gamma hydroxybutyrate dehydrogenase; the protein is MRIGFLGLGTMGTPMALNLRRQFPVTVWNRNTAKCTPLVEAGAKAAKTPSAVVEKSDVIFTMLFDDKAIQSMIENEPNDKFMKAIRGKTLINTSSVSVDFSHKLAQQVQNAGGQFVEMPVSGSKVPAEEGKLVGMMAGDPQVAEQIRAVVEPITTAAIYCGPIGSGLKAKYSINLFLISVTTGLAESVNLARAQGLDLEAFGQVLNSSPLASAYSKMKMAKILDGDWTPQAAIKDCYNSTELIKSAAQSVQVQTPSIQVCNSLYREAHENGLGEEDMMAIYKVFAETPGKFCT